Genomic window (Enterobacteriaceae bacterium 4M9):
AACCGGCCTCCTCCTGCACTGAACGATGCTCAAGCACGAACTGGCAGTGAGGAATTCCTGATGGGCTGACCTTTCGAAGGGGTGCCCTGCACACGGTGCCGGACAGCGCCAGACGGTTGGCCATCAGAATTACTCTTCAGAATCCTCAGCATTGTCGGAAGCGTCAGCGCTGTCAGAAGCGAATTCTTCACGACGCTCGCGGCGCTCGTCTTTCGCTTTAACCATCGGAGATGCTTCGGTCACTGCGTGCTTGGTACGCATAACCATGCTGCGGATAACGGCGTCGTTGAAGCGGAAGTTAGTTTCCAGCTCATCGATCGCTTCCTGC
Coding sequences:
- the rpsF gene encoding 30S ribosomal protein S6, which gives rise to MRHYEIVFMVHPDQSEQVPGMIERYSATITGAEGKIHRLEDWGRRQLAYPINKLHKAHYVLLNVEAPQEAIDELETNFRFNDAVIRSMVMRTKHAVTEASPMVKAKDERRERREEFASDSADASDNAEDSEE